GTCTGCTTGACCTCACCCGCCGCAAAGATGACCTGACCGACAATACCATCAAGATTGTCGATGAAACTGTTGATCCAGCGGCCCATATCCCCGCTTTCGTCGGCCGACATCCGCTGCGTATCCAGACGTTGTCTCAGGTTCCCCTCCCCTTCGGCAATGGTTCGGATGACTTCGGTCATTTCGTTCATGCGTTTGGACAACATGGCAGGCCCCATCGCATAAAAGGCCCAGGAACCCATCAACATCACGAAAACGCTCAGAATGTCGTCCACGAAACGCGGGAGAAAAGCGATATTTTGTACGCCAACCACACCACCGATCATCGCCGCGGTTACACCGATAAAGAGCTTCATCTGACGGACACTGATCGAGCGGCGACGGTAGACCTCGGCCAGGTCGGCCTCACACATCATGCCCCAGCGATCGATGGAACCCGGCATCTGAAAGGTCACCCCCTTGCCGATAACGGGTATATGCCGATAGTCGGAATACCCCGGATAGGTGACAAAGAGGTTTTCCCCATTCCGAATCGTCTCCCGAACGCCGGGATGCAACTGACCGGTTGCCGGATCGGTAAATCGAAGCTCCAATTCCGTATGATTCTGAATACGTACCGTGCCCCATGCCGTATGCACGCCGCTTTTCAGATTTTCACCATGGGCAAAGGTATTGTCCTCGAATCGCGAACGGGACAGGGCCGTGCCGGCATGAATCGTCGGATTGAACCGGGATTCCACCATGAAAAGATAGTTGTCGCCCGACTCCGGATAGATATGACCGGCTTCGCGCTGAATCAGATCGCCGATCACATCGTTGGGAACCCGCGCACAGAGCATGCCGACCACCTTGCCATCCTGGTAAATCGGCTGGTAGAACATCAGGGTCACCGCGTCGTGAAATCGTGAAGAAGAGGGTCCGATATCCAGCGTCGCAGGATCGACGTAAGGACCATGAAGAAATGGCCCCTTCATACCCAACTCTAAGGCTTTCAGATCCGTCATCTTCGTACCCTGACGTCGGGTCGTGCTCGACACCAGCACCACACCGGTACGATCTATCACGAACAACTCGGAAATATCGGGCAGGGACGCCCGCTTTTCCTGAAAGGTATTCGGTAACACATCGGGAAACTGGCTAGACAATTCAGCTGCAATGTGACTGAGTTGCAACCAATGGTTTTCCGCCCAGAATTGCAGGATTTTCACACGTGTCGAGGCAATGCTCTCGAAAGTCTTCTCGATGACCGGATACATCTGACGATTCAAGTAGCAAGACCATTTCAGGGAAAACTTCCCGTTCGCCCCAAACCAGGGCAACCAACCGCGCTCGGCACGCGACAGATTCATGGATTCGCTTTTAAGGGGCATCGTCATTCGCTCTCACTGGTCAAAATAAATAAGCATATAAGCAAATTCTAAGCCAGCCGAGGTCAAAAAAACCAACACCGGAATATTATTCACAAAACCAATTGGATAGACGATTGTACAAGTGGGTCTTGACCACAACAAAGTTGGCAGAGCTTGAGTTCGACCCGTGTAAAAGACAACCAGCGCACTCCTGTGGTGCGCCTAAAAATTTAGCGCACCAATATGGTCGCCTACCCGGAGGTTTCGATAAGAGGAACATTTAGACAGGCGTATCCGATCTGGCTCGCACGGCATCAATGACCATCTTGCCAATGTTCCGATCGATCAATGGTGCGGACTCGGGAACGGTCCGGCATAAGCGCATGGCCTGGTGCCCGATTCGAAGGGAATAGAGCGCGACGCCAACGCCCTGCCCGGCCCGAACGCCAACCTGCAGGAGGACATTGGAAAGCCAGGTCTGGCTGACGGAATCGAGCATCGTTTCCGTCACGGTCGTAAAGGCGATATTACGGAGGATCAATTGGTACAGATGCCATCGCGCGGGCGCTGACAACCGTAGTCCGTACATGGCGGCCACCCGCTCGACCATGGCGATGTTTCGCCAGGCGACAAGCAACAGATCAAGGGCGGGATAGGGACTGGCGGCGATGAACACCCCGGTTCGGACTGACTCGCGCCGGATCAATTGGGCGGCCTCCCGATCCATCGGTAGATACCAGGTGTTCATGTGCTGGGCCAACTCATCCACATGCCAACTGGCATCAACTTCAGCCAAATGTGCCGACAAGTTAGTCCGCAGCCGGCTACGTCGGTAGATTTCGTCCATTTCGACAACGATCGGGGATACCGAATCCCCCGATTCCGCCGAGGTTTCGAGCATTTGACGGATACGGTGCTGCATCGCGCCGATTCGATCCAGTTTGCCGCGGGCCCGTCTGGCGCGCACGAACAACAGCAACAGGCCCACCATCACGCCAACGCCGATCAGCGCAAAACCGCCACCCAGCCAGGGGCTGATCGACCAGCTCCACAGCGTTCCCTGCAACCATTGCAGCATCAACCAGGCAACGATCGCCACTGTCACCAAGCTGAAAAGCCACGAAGAACGATGTTGCGGCAACAACGGTTCGGGCGCCGCATCCCATTCCTCATCCATCCGCATCTGGGCGACATCGACTTCCGGAACATCATCCCCTGACTGGTGGACCGTGGTTTTCAAACGAATGGGCTGATCGTGCGCGTTGTTAGCCATACATCTATTCCTTCAGCAGAAAAGCCAACAACTGATCGATTCGACGGCTGGGGAAGACCTGAACGCGATCGAGTCCGCCGGGCGGCGCAAGCTGCGGGAGTTCATCAATTTTCAGATTGAGGTTGTGGGGCATCGTATTCGGCAGGGTTGGCGGCGTGAAACGGATTTTCTCGCCACTGCGCTTATCCCGACCAATCAAACTGGCCGTGTTGCCGGATTCGACAAGCTGGGCCGACTGCACCGCTGCAACGGCCATGACCTTGAGCTCGATTGATTCCGCGGCCAGACGCTGGACGGTTTCATAGAGATAGGACTCCATCAGCGATTGCAGCCGTTTCTGATCTTCGGGCAGCAAATGATCGATCTTGGTGGCGCATACCGCCACACGGCGGATCCGCTTACGAAACAGCTGCGCGAGCCAGTTGCCCCGCTGATAACGGAATGGCCGCAGGACCCCTTCGAGTGCAGCACGCATGTCCTTCAATGCATCGGGACCTGCAGACATGGCACCAAGCAGATCGATCAGGATCACCTGAGCATCAAGATCCCGAAAATGCCGGTCGAAAAACGGTTTGGCCTGGTGTAGCCGATAATGATTGAAATTCACCTGGCAAACGGCGCCCCAGGAACCTTCGGGAAACCGCCCCTCCCCGCCTCCGCCCTCAGTCACTGTCTGGGCGAACAAGGGTACGAATGGGTGATCCCCCCCATCGAAATCCCGGCCATGGATCAGGAATCGCCCAGGTAGATTCTGACTCAACTGATGTGGAGCGATCCGACAGGTGCCCAGAAAGTCGGCCCAGCGCGCCTGAAGCTCGTTGAGCGCATCCATATCGACCGGGGAATACGGATCGATCGCCGTTAACGCAGCGATCAATTCACTGCCGAGCGTCCGACGCGGATCCAGTGCCGACCACGTCCACAGCGCGCGACAGAAATCGGAATAGGACCAATCGATCAACATCAGATCAAGCAACCACTCACCGGGATAATCGAACAGCTCGATGATACGTTTGGTCGGCTTCAGAGAATACCAGGGGCGCGCCATCGTGATCTCGATACGCGCGATGGACCAGTCGGTTGTCGATGCCGGCCAATGCGGTGGCTGATTCGTCAGGGCAAGGAGCCCCGCGTCGTAGTCGAAGGCACGCTCACCGCCCCGTAACCAATGCCCATGGACCATGAGCCCCAGTTCTGCGCGTGCCGCCAGGGAACCTCGCCGGAGATTTTCGAGATGATTAATCAGGCTCGTGATCAGGGTGGACTTGCCTGCCTGGGAAAGACCGGTTACGCCGATCCGGGTCACAGGTGTTTGACGAGCGAGGAAAGAGTCGGTCAAAGCGTACCAGCCTCGAGTGTGAAGACGGATCGCCCATCTTACGCGTCGAAGCCAGGTTTCCCTAATGACGGATATCTCGAAGCGACGCCGTTGCCCGGATCAAAATCCGCACTATCCGGGCTACAAATCCGTCCAGTTGATATCGCAGCAAACCACCTTGATCCCGTGATGGGGCACGTGAGGACGTGCGTAGGAAATCGTTCGACACAAGTTGCCGCCGGCCACCGAAAGATAGGGTCGACTGATTTGAACGATTCCAGGCTCGATCATGGCCCGACGGAAATAAGGCCGTTTCGCCCAACTGGCACCCTTGGCCTTGGCCAGGGGCCGGAAACGGTTCTTGATGGAGGAAGGCGCGAAGATGCCGTTAACGGTATCCCCCTGCTGACGGCCGTCACCATCCAGAACGAAAACGCGCGCAACCATCTTCATGGACAGGATGGCCTGAGCAGCCACTTCCAACGGGACGTTGCGTTCCAGCGCCACCAACATGTCCTCGAATCGCTCCGTCACAGACATGATCTGTTGGTGAAGCAGATTGTCGACCCGATCGGCTTCCAATGTTGAGGCCGCCAGCCCGGCCGACAGGAAATCCCGATTGAAGGGTTCGTCCTGAGCGATCAGCGCCGGACGCGCCAGACCAAACCCTTGCAACAGATCAACACCCGCACTCAATGCCAGTTCGAGCTGCCTCGAGGTTTCGATGCCTTCCTGCAGCACCAGGCTGCCCGCTTCGTGAATCATGGCCACCAGGGAGGGCAACGTCCGTTGAGCACGTACGGACTGCTCGGCCTCGAGAATCAGACTACGATCCAGTTTGACGATGTCGGCATCGATACGCCACAGACGCGTGAACTGGGAACCGCCAACGCCGAAATCATCCAGTGCAACCAGGCAGCCGAGCGATCGATACAAGGCAATGGCGTCGTTTAGCAGCAGCTCGTCGGGCAATTCGGCCTCGACAATTTCAATCACGACCTGCCAGCCATCGATCTTAAGCTGCTGAAGAATCTGAGCAAAAAAGGCACCGAACTGATGGCCGTGCATGGCCACCATGGGATGGACATTGAGAAACAGCCACCGTGGACTCAGGTCGGCGTGGGCGAAATTTCCCAGGTGTATTTCCCGGCACACCCGGTCGACGGCGACCAACGACTCGATGTCGAATACCGAATTGAACAGATCGGCCGGCGACACCACTTCACCCGCGTTATTGGTGACGCGCGCCAAACCTTCGTACCCCACCACGCGCTGGTGTGCCACGCTGATGACCGGCTGGAATGCTGAACGCACGACAAAATGATCGCAGTGCGCGATACGCTGCCCATCCGGTTCAATCTTGATGCGGGGATTCATCGAATAACACGACCTCTAAAATTGCGTTGGGAAAAGCAAGACTCAAGCCAAGTATGCTCTTTTCCAACGCTGTCCAGCGCACTGCTCTGGACAGGGGTTAATAATTCAACAGGTTAAGCGTAATACCGGCCAAATCAATCATGATTCCCTGATGCATCTATAACTTAAGTACACATTTACCCGAGGGGAAAATGATCACAATGCCTGATGATCGCACAGTTAACGAACACGATTGGACCCTAGGCGCAAAGTAATGCACCAATATTGCTCATCGAAGCGACGCAACCATTGAATTTGCTACCCGTTCCGGAATGCTATAATAAATCAGTAGGTTACTTGCGGTTTATTAGTCATGACTAAAACCGGACCAGCCCGACACGAATTCTTGGAATACTTGCCACATGACCACGCCCGAAGCGCGCCTTCTCCGTCGAGTTACCACCGCCTCAGTCACCGTTGCCGTCGTTCTGATTGCCCTGAAACTGGCCGCCACACTCAGTACCAATGCGATCAGTCTGATGGCATCACTGATCGACTCCACCATGGATCTGTTTGCTTCGCTCGTGACACTGATCGCCGTCCGCATTGCCCTTCAACCGCCCGATGAGGATCATCGATTCGGTCACGGAAAGGCGGAACCGCTGGCTGCGCTCGCTCAGGCCACATTCATCGCCGGATCCGGCGCATTTCTGTTTCTCGAAGCCATACAGCGTTTGATCCGCCCCCAACCCATCGACGCCGCGGATCTCGGCATTATGGTGATGCTCGTGTCGATGCTCACCACTGCCGGTCTGGTGTTATTCCAGCGCTATGTCATCCGCAAGACACGCTCACCGGCCATCAAGGCCGATGCCGCGCACTATACTGCTGACTTTCTCATCAATGCCGCCACGATCGCGGCGCTTTGGATCGCCCATCAGGGTATCGAATGGATCGATCCCATCTTCGGCGCCATTGTTGGTGGATTCGTCCTGTTCAGCGCCTGGCAGGTCGGTCGCGCGGCTTTGGATCAACTCATGGATCGCGAAGTGCTCGATGGCAGTGAATCGCGGATTCACGATCTGGCCACCGCTCACCCGAGCGTGCATGCCGCCGACCATATCCGTACCCGGATGGCGGGCCGCACGATGATCATTCAACTCTACATCTATCTCGACAACCACCTCGATCTCGCCAATGCGCATGTCATTGGCGACGAAGTCGCAGCGAATATTCAGAAAGGCTTTCCCGGAGCTGATGTCCTGATCCACGAGGAACCCTATCATCCTGAAACGGCACCGCATATTTGACCTGTCCCGTCAGAGGTCTACAATACTCAGAAACACCTCAGCGGAGGAAAGCATCAATGTCAGATTCATCCTTGGGTATCGGCGCCCTCTCCCAGTACGCCACGCTGAACAGTCAGGCTCAGGCGCTCCAGGCCGCACAGATGGCCATGCTGAAAAAATCGATGGACGTTCAGGCTCAATCCGTCCTGCCCCTGATCAACTCTTTCGGTACGACGTCATCGAGCGCAGCCAACCCGCCCCATCTCGGCAATCGAATCGATACCCACGCCTGAATCCTCCCGCGTTCACCGTTTCATCTGTCTGAACCATCCAGCAAACGGATCCCGCACCGCCGCGTTCCGAAACCTGCAGGGCAGGCACCTTCTCCCCGTCACGCGATGCGACTGAATAGAGCCGCGCATTCACAATGCCCTGGGTGACCAGGCTCTCTCAATAATTCCCGATACGCGCTGGTGCAGCAGTCATACCGCACGCTACCGGCAACATGCGCACTGAAGGCGTAATGCCCGCGCAATGCGCAGTCCCTTTCGCTCCTTAACGGCACAGTCACGACCAGTGATTGCCAATTAAGTTAGTCACCTCTAAAATACAAATTTAGACAAACCTAAAAAGCATTGAATCATGTTCCAGCACGACTTGCCCAAGGCGCGCTCATCGAAGCGTTATCGCGCCCTGTTCCTCGGTCCCGCCTTCGTGGCGGCAATCGGCTATATCGATCCGGGGAACTACGCGACCAATATCCAGGCCGGTGCCGACTATGGCTACATGCTGCTTTGGGTCGTCGTCTGGGCCAATCTGATGGCGGCGCTGATCCAGTTGCTGTCCGCCAAGCTTGGGCTCGCTTCAAACGAGTCCCTGGCATCGCTGCTTGGCAAGCGTCTCCCACGCTGGGCGGTTTACCCCTACTGGATCCAGGCGGAAATCCTGGCCATGGCTACAGACATCGCCGAGTTTATCGGTGCCGCGCTGGGCTTCAAGCTCCTATTCGGATTCACGCTAATGGAAGGGGCCGTGATCACGGCCATCATCAGCTGGGCGGTGCTTAGCCTGGAGACCCGCAACCTGAAGACCCTTCAGATGGTGATTGGTGCCATGCTTCTTTCCGTGGCATTCATCTACGTCATCGAACTGATCTTTAGTCACCCGCACCCCGTGTCCGTATTCGAAGGCGCATTGATCCCTGGATTCAGCGATCGGGACAGCGTGTTCCTCGCCGCCGGCATCCTGGGGGCGACCGTGATGCCGCACGTGATTTATCTCCACTCGGCCCTGAGCAAGGCGGATCTCGTTAAATACGGCAAGATCCATCGGAAGACCATGTTTCGCAGTACAAAATGGGACGTGGCGTTGGCCATGACGATTGCCGGCTTTGTGAATCTGTCCATGCTGGCCATGGCCGCCGCCGTGTTCTATGGCGACCCGCGGGCCGACTCAGGCAGTATCGAAACGGCTTATGAGACTCTGACACCGCTGTTGGGACAACTCGCCGCTCAAATCTTCGGCGCGAGCCTCCTGATTGCCGGGCTTGCTTCGACCATTGTCGGCACCTTGGCCGGACAGGAAATCATGAGTGGCTTTGTGCGTTTTCGGATTCCCCTGGCACTACGCCGACTCATTACGATGGCGCCTTCGTTCGTCATCATTGCGATGGGGCTGAACGTGACAGAAGTCCTCGTATTCAGTCAGGTCGTCCTTTCCTTCGGTATCGCACTGGCGCTCGTTCCGCTGATTCTGTTTACAAGCGACCGGAAGCTCATGCGTGGCTACGTCAATCCGACGTGGGTCAACTGGTTGGGCTGGACCACGGTCGTCATTGTCGTATCCCTCAATGGGTACCTGCTGATCACGAGCTGACCGGTGTCGCATCATCCTGAATGGCACCTTATCAGACTTCGGAAAGGTGACGGTGAACGCCCTACCCCGAGGGACGCAACCTTCACATGCTGGATTCGAAGGCCTTCGCGCCCCCCTTCATGAACCAGTACAGCCGAACGCCCTGAGCCTCGAGAAAGTACTGAAGCCAACGCACCTGATGGCCGGTAGCGTCGACGAAATACAAGGGCCTGCTCTCGGATTTCGCCTTGTCGACCCAGACCTTCAATTGGTCATTGTCCAGGGGCACGTGAATATCGCGCATCTGGAACAGCGAGATCCCGGCACGCTGTGCCGGATCGCGGATATCGATGACCAGCGCCTTGCTGTTCCCCATCACTTCCTCGTAGAACGTCCGGGGATTGAGCATGTGCGACTCGAAACGCGGCTCCGAGATCAATTGCATGGGCGATTTCATCGGATCACCGAGCAATACGGTCTTGGTCGGCTCTGCTTCTGCCCAGGCAAAAATACCCGCGTCATAGGCCAGCGTATGCTTCATGTCCTGCTGCAACGTCTTGACGACGGCCTTGTAGGATTTTGCACAAGTCGTTCCATTGCAGTAGAACACCACCGGTTTGTTGGCCTCCTTCGCCAATGCGCGGACCTGCTCCACAAAATTGGGACTGGATAAGGGAATGCTATGGGCAGCAACGATATGCAGTGTCTGATATTCATACTCGGAGCGCACATCGATGACCACGTACTGATCCAGATGGGCTGCCAAATCCTTCGTGGAAATCGTCTTGACCCCCACAACGGCATATTCACTACGCAACGGAAAGTCCGTCCCATTGGCCCCATATGCCAGGGGGGAGACGCTAACCATCAACCCCATGAATACGCTTGCCCAAACGAACTGCCTACGCACCTGCACGGTCACCTCCTGAGGATTTCTGTTAGCTGAGCGGCAATGCCATTGGTCATGAAAGTCGCACGAGCTATTGCCCTGAGTGATCGATTCCATGTCCTAGCGAGCCGCATCTGATACATTGCTCGCTCTTTCACAGAATGATTATGGGTTGTATGACATGGTGCGTCACATAAAGATTAATCGGCCATCCCCTTGGCGGTCCTTAT
The Halothiobacillus diazotrophicus DNA segment above includes these coding regions:
- a CDS encoding methyl-accepting chemotaxis protein, producing the protein MTMPLKSESMNLSRAERGWLPWFGANGKFSLKWSCYLNRQMYPVIEKTFESIASTRVKILQFWAENHWLQLSHIAAELSSQFPDVLPNTFQEKRASLPDISELFVIDRTGVVLVSSTTRRQGTKMTDLKALELGMKGPFLHGPYVDPATLDIGPSSSRFHDAVTLMFYQPIYQDGKVVGMLCARVPNDVIGDLIQREAGHIYPESGDNYLFMVESRFNPTIHAGTALSRSRFEDNTFAHGENLKSGVHTAWGTVRIQNHTELELRFTDPATGQLHPGVRETIRNGENLFVTYPGYSDYRHIPVIGKGVTFQMPGSIDRWGMMCEADLAEVYRRRSISVRQMKLFIGVTAAMIGGVVGVQNIAFLPRFVDDILSVFVMLMGSWAFYAMGPAMLSKRMNEMTEVIRTIAEGEGNLRQRLDTQRMSADESGDMGRWINSFIDNLDGIVGQVIFAAGEVKQTNEQMLSRNGDVLKISNAVSDAAREMLVLVETQLKEIEQSAMTAEQMKQALDQVVSDAKIQFESVRAGTQAIRDVVDTSARTVHSLDNRTAEIGNIVQVIAEIADQTNLLALNAAIEAARAGEHGRGFSVVAAEVRDLASRTATATHDIREMIERIQKETQQAVAFMQKGVGGVDQSLRLAEEASSGNSELHDIVQSMFDSIKRIDSGSKQYSTTIRDVSVITTEMNASISGLQSSTEQVRHTANKLHQLVGQFQVTQTG
- a CDS encoding DUF697 domain-containing protein, with the translated sequence MANNAHDQPIRLKTTVHQSGDDVPEVDVAQMRMDEEWDAAPEPLLPQHRSSWLFSLVTVAIVAWLMLQWLQGTLWSWSISPWLGGGFALIGVGVMVGLLLLFVRARRARGKLDRIGAMQHRIRQMLETSAESGDSVSPIVVEMDEIYRRSRLRTNLSAHLAEVDASWHVDELAQHMNTWYLPMDREAAQLIRRESVRTGVFIAASPYPALDLLLVAWRNIAMVERVAAMYGLRLSAPARWHLYQLILRNIAFTTVTETMLDSVSQTWLSNVLLQVGVRAGQGVGVALYSLRIGHQAMRLCRTVPESAPLIDRNIGKMVIDAVRARSDTPV
- a CDS encoding YcjX family protein, which gives rise to MTDSFLARQTPVTRIGVTGLSQAGKSTLITSLINHLENLRRGSLAARAELGLMVHGHWLRGGERAFDYDAGLLALTNQPPHWPASTTDWSIARIEITMARPWYSLKPTKRIIELFDYPGEWLLDLMLIDWSYSDFCRALWTWSALDPRRTLGSELIAALTAIDPYSPVDMDALNELQARWADFLGTCRIAPHQLSQNLPGRFLIHGRDFDGGDHPFVPLFAQTVTEGGGGEGRFPEGSWGAVCQVNFNHYRLHQAKPFFDRHFRDLDAQVILIDLLGAMSAGPDALKDMRAALEGVLRPFRYQRGNWLAQLFRKRIRRVAVCATKIDHLLPEDQKRLQSLMESYLYETVQRLAAESIELKVMAVAAVQSAQLVESGNTASLIGRDKRSGEKIRFTPPTLPNTMPHNLNLKIDELPQLAPPGGLDRVQVFPSRRIDQLLAFLLKE
- a CDS encoding sensor domain-containing phosphodiesterase; translated protein: MNPRIKIEPDGQRIAHCDHFVVRSAFQPVISVAHQRVVGYEGLARVTNNAGEVVSPADLFNSVFDIESLVAVDRVCREIHLGNFAHADLSPRWLFLNVHPMVAMHGHQFGAFFAQILQQLKIDGWQVVIEIVEAELPDELLLNDAIALYRSLGCLVALDDFGVGGSQFTRLWRIDADIVKLDRSLILEAEQSVRAQRTLPSLVAMIHEAGSLVLQEGIETSRQLELALSAGVDLLQGFGLARPALIAQDEPFNRDFLSAGLAASTLEADRVDNLLHQQIMSVTERFEDMLVALERNVPLEVAAQAILSMKMVARVFVLDGDGRQQGDTVNGIFAPSSIKNRFRPLAKAKGASWAKRPYFRRAMIEPGIVQISRPYLSVAGGNLCRTISYARPHVPHHGIKVVCCDINWTDL
- a CDS encoding cation diffusion facilitator family transporter — translated: MTTPEARLLRRVTTASVTVAVVLIALKLAATLSTNAISLMASLIDSTMDLFASLVTLIAVRIALQPPDEDHRFGHGKAEPLAALAQATFIAGSGAFLFLEAIQRLIRPQPIDAADLGIMVMLVSMLTTAGLVLFQRYVIRKTRSPAIKADAAHYTADFLINAATIAALWIAHQGIEWIDPIFGAIVGGFVLFSAWQVGRAALDQLMDREVLDGSESRIHDLATAHPSVHAADHIRTRMAGRTMIIQLYIYLDNHLDLANAHVIGDEVAANIQKGFPGADVLIHEEPYHPETAPHI
- a CDS encoding putative motility protein, translating into MSDSSLGIGALSQYATLNSQAQALQAAQMAMLKKSMDVQAQSVLPLINSFGTTSSSAANPPHLGNRIDTHA
- a CDS encoding Nramp family divalent metal transporter, whose product is MFQHDLPKARSSKRYRALFLGPAFVAAIGYIDPGNYATNIQAGADYGYMLLWVVVWANLMAALIQLLSAKLGLASNESLASLLGKRLPRWAVYPYWIQAEILAMATDIAEFIGAALGFKLLFGFTLMEGAVITAIISWAVLSLETRNLKTLQMVIGAMLLSVAFIYVIELIFSHPHPVSVFEGALIPGFSDRDSVFLAAGILGATVMPHVIYLHSALSKADLVKYGKIHRKTMFRSTKWDVALAMTIAGFVNLSMLAMAAAVFYGDPRADSGSIETAYETLTPLLGQLAAQIFGASLLIAGLASTIVGTLAGQEIMSGFVRFRIPLALRRLITMAPSFVIIAMGLNVTEVLVFSQVVLSFGIALALVPLILFTSDRKLMRGYVNPTWVNWLGWTTVVIVVSLNGYLLITS
- a CDS encoding rhodanese-like domain-containing protein encodes the protein MQVRRQFVWASVFMGLMVSVSPLAYGANGTDFPLRSEYAVVGVKTISTKDLAAHLDQYVVIDVRSEYEYQTLHIVAAHSIPLSSPNFVEQVRALAKEANKPVVFYCNGTTCAKSYKAVVKTLQQDMKHTLAYDAGIFAWAEAEPTKTVLLGDPMKSPMQLISEPRFESHMLNPRTFYEEVMGNSKALVIDIRDPAQRAGISLFQMRDIHVPLDNDQLKVWVDKAKSESRPLYFVDATGHQVRWLQYFLEAQGVRLYWFMKGGAKAFESSM